The nucleotide window TATTGAACGAGAAACTTGGATTCTTTATTGAATGAGAGACTTGATACTTCATACTTGGATACTCGATACTTTGAAACTTATTAACCTAGCTTGAACGCAACTTGAAACACGTAAACTTTCGTGTTAATTATATAATTATACCATTGTAATGGTTACccacaataatacgcaacgcaacactTAATCTAGCTCGCAAAACGAACCAAAGTCGGAAAACTAGCAAACGGGTCTCGgttgtccgaatggacatccgatctgATGACCATTCGACCGGATAGCCATCTGATCCCCTTGCACACTGCACCGCCTTAGCTGTCcctttcagctataaataggccCCTTGACCCTTCATTTCGCACTTTTGCCCCTGTCATCCGATCACACACACTCCCAAGTCCTTTCAAGCACATTTCACGCGATTCAAGGCAAATTCGTAAGTATTTCTCCTAGATTCTTGTACAACTTTAATCATTCATCACTTCTACAcatgattcttcatcaaaatcacacaaaCACTTTAACATTTTCATGAAAACCAACTGACTTGGGGTTTCTTGAAGGTGTTTTCCGCTCAGTTGAAATACAAACTGTGTTGGAGCATCATTTGATCAAGAACGACCTTAGATCTTAATGATTTCCACAGTTTTTATATGAAATCTAAAGGAAACTTGCACTTTTACCTCACATCTGAATGAATGACACTTGTTTCCGGCGCAGATCTGATGAACATCACATTTTACAATTGATTTTTGACTCTTTTTCAACTTTTCTACAAAACAGTAGTGGAATCGGACTCAAACAGGCTGTTGACTCATTTCTTAGTCAAAAGCCGACTTGGGGACTGGATTTCACCAGAAAACAGACAGTTTGACGAGTCCAAACATGAAGCACACATGAAACAGTACGATTGGTTTGAGGTGGGGTGGTTCCCAGCCGACCGAACGAGATGAGTTTGGTGCGTTTCTGTTGTTTGACGCGTCGTTACATCGTCTCTGTTAGCTCGAAACTTAGAAACTTTCACAACACTTCACCCACTGATCGTCTGTCCGGATGGCCATCCAATCAGATGACCATCCATCCAGAGGATCTGATTATCATTACACTTGTTTATTTTACAGGACACTATGATCTCAACACTTGAAACTTTATCAGTTCGCAAACACactgttcgaatggccatccgttcgaatggtcatccgtccggatgaccatccgatcggatggagtCCATCTGTTTGAATGGTCACCCGactggatgaccatccgctcaggTATACCATCAGACACTTTATCTTGATTTTAGCACCGTACGACACTCTGTTCCCAACCAGGTCAGCTCTTAAGAGGACTTATGCCCTGTTCCCCACATGCAGGCTGAtccagcgctcccttcgatccaatCTATTCAGTGTTTGGTTATTAGCACCTACTGTGagcatactcgatccctttttgttttaaacacttttgggatgcaacatgtattctataaacttgacacttgaaacttgaAACTTACATTTGAAACATACTATATCCTCGTTAAACATGAAACTTGATACTtaagacttttatgctatgtgaacgtttaatccttgtgtgtagttccgtcttaacaatggtagcgctataggggtaatgcacctcctcgttagtctttggggtattgttaggatgagacaTTTAACCTCCCGTTATTCTTTAGGAAAGTCattttaacgcattggaaacttgggctatcacttggactgcgtaaactagcatggtgaaacttttatatatttatatgatgGATATGAGTTTTTGCAAACTATTATGCTacgtattcaaacttgtatgctcgccaacatttttgttgatagtattttaatacatgttgcaggttgatagtagcTGGGATTCGAGGATATAAGCtaggatgatgcttagaaactcatCTAGTTAAATTCAGGAATTTCGAACAATATTTAATGTTAATGTTATTTGAATCTTTTGTGGTTATGTATTGTGGATGATGTTCTAGACAATATTCATGAAACCACATTAATGTTTATCAAAACAAATAGTGTTGTGgaatctcttgagcaatctgaacgcttagtgctgtgccccgatgtttccgccatcggttggggtgtgacactatgcATAGGTAGTTGCTTTTCCTCATATGATTTCGACCCTGTTTAGTTCGTCTTAATATTCGTGCTAGGTTATTAGTTAAACTTAGtagttaaaattaattaaataaaaaaccccaaaaatatattttaaaattgaCTTATATTCGACGATAGTTATTTGTTGAGAGTGCTTGCATAGAGTCCTCAGGTTCGATATCCGGTCTTATCAGGTATACTACATTGTGACCAGTACACTTGCCGTACGTGTGTGGTTTATCTGTTGAGGTTCCAAGTTTTAAATCTTGTTGATATAATTAACTATACACTTTTCACACATCAGCTGGCAGTTTCAGACACGGACACGAAAACATGACACGACCTTCATAGGTTCGTGTTTGActcttaacaggtttcgtgtcttaaacaggtcgACACGATGAGACCTGTTACttttcgtgtcgtgttcgtgttaaCTTATTCCGTGTTAGTGTCTTATCATATTCATATCTTAACAGGTCATATTTGACACAATATGCCAGTCCTAGACTCCACACACGAGCCCTCCAGGGCGTGTTTATGTCTTAACATATCGTGTTCATGTCTTAACAGGTCGTATGATACGCTTGTAAGTTTTTTCGTGTCTTAACATGTCCTGTTCGTGTAACCTGTTTATATCAggttcgtgtttgaaaaaaagaTAAGATAAGATTTAGTGTGGTGTTCGTGTTTACTtgtttcgtgttcgtgttcgtgtcttgTTGTGTTTGTGTGTTAAGAGGTCATGTCTAAAACGATATGTCAGCCCTTGTGTTTTAGTTCCACACAAAGAGGTGTGAGGAATCTAAGTTAGCCATTAGGTGGCACCGAATCAGCCATTAGGTGGCACCACGttaatatagttttttttttcgatACCAATTTGTGAGTAGTAATGTACAAGTAATTGAAGCACAAAATTACATGTTATTAAAACTACCCcacatttagtttttttttgtatataaatAGATGCCGTTTACTCTTTTCGTAATTTTTATCTATAAAAACCAAGTATACCTTGCGACGTGTCTATATATAACCACCCAACGATATAAGTTACTCAGAACCGAGTTGTCAATAGTAATGGTGTAACACACAAGTTATAAAAACTCAAGCACACATGTAATCAAAGTTGTCTAGCAGTTTAGGTTTTTCTTTATATAAAATGACGTTACATTTTTTCACATTTTTGTAATATAATAGAGCATAGTATAGAATTTGGAATAAATAGTTGAAATGTGTTAATTTTATCTATGATTCGATAAAGTTTTATTCGAACAAGTCAtatatagttgattttttttGGTCTTTACCATGATGAACCGAACCCATACCGTCCAAATAACATCGGTACCGGTGtcgtattcgtttttatggtCTGCTTGACATGACGGTATAAAACTCGTTGAAAACAGAGTTGTATTTGCAATAAAGTATTTTTTTGGTACTATAGGCTCTAACGAGCGTCGGCACGGTAACAGTGTCGTGACTTACAAAATTCGTTTTTAGAGTTTTTGatcgatgtaaaacatgtgtcgaTATTCTCTTAAACGTATTTCTTTCGGTTGCTATACAGAGTGTCAACATCATAGTGGTGTTGCAAAGAGGCGAATCATTATAGAGCATGAAGAATCTCACTAGTTATAATTAATATAGAGTCAACTTTTCTAAAGAATATTTGGCTGCCCTTTGTGGATTTGAACATGGTTGCGCCCCTTGCAAGCTAGATTGCAACCATGACGCAGAGGCCACCACACATGAGCATAGAGGAGGGTGTCAGGGGAGTTAGGGCCGGCCCAAGCCCAAGTATTTTGAGGCTTGGGCTTTGGGCCACTAAATCTATAAGGCCTCTAtattttagaaatatatatatatatatatatatatatatatatatatatatatatatatatatatatatatatatatatatatatatataggggaaggttcaaacaaaaaccactagttattgtgaaaactcgaaaactaattaaaaaagccaaaaaaacataccaattttttttttcataccaATTTTTGCAGgtttatgtatataaaaaaattcaaaaaaaaaatttggtgtgttttttaggctttttttagctagttttcgagttttcacaataaaagtggttttcatttgaaccatcccatatatatatatatatatacacacacacacacacacacacacacagatatCTGATATGGACAAAACGCTAGCTGGTGGAGTGGTTTGATAAGCGCTGATAATTCCTTGGAGACTTAGATAACTCTTTGTTGTTAAAAAACAGATATATGATATGGGCCTACAAAATGGATTTAATATGGGACTAAGCCCTAGCAAAAATCTGTGTTTAGCCTAAAATGGCCTAAAATCTATGTTCATTCTGTGATATAATTGCCTAAAATTGGTTtcttttctttttgaaaaaagACCACAAATTTTTACTTTAccttaggccaccaaaatggttgaaCTGGCCCTGAGGGGAGTTGAGAGCGTGGAGGGCACCTTTTGTATTTCTTTTATATACAACCAAGTATATCTAGCCCGTACAACCTAATATCACATTTCACATAAAGTTTTTTTAAAGCCACTCAAGTCCACAACACCCCGGAGCCCTTTTGCTAAACCTATGTGCTACAACGTGGTTGCATTTTCCCCCTTTTTAGCCCCTTGGGAACATCTCCACAATACACTAGTTatatggtttttttttatttttttaaattcaattatatttttactttgttattttattataataaaattatGTAATTACATCACCCGTTTCTACTTATTATAATAACcatatttttttaacggcaaacaaCATATCATAACttcaaaaaatataaaatatatcttAAATAATAGCGGGATAAATTTTGATGAAATAAATTTGATAAATTATTGAATAAAGTTAAAGCAATAAATAAAAGATGTATCGCCATTACCTCATACTATATAGGTTAGGTTCTGAGGGTGgagatcaaatagaaagtttataTTCGCTAGGAAGTATAGGAAACAATCTTAGCCGTTCATctgttatttttaaaattttggaCACGTGGGTTTTTTCGTCATTTTACATTATCATATCTTCTTTCTAATACTATACTAGATTTTGTTACCTCTTCTCTTAGTTCATCAATTTCATAACAGAATTGAGATTTCTATAACCCTAAATCGCAATCGTTCGCAAATTCACCTTTTTTTCAAGCAATAATCTTGTTTCGTTCGTCAATTCAATAACGTCAATGTCTTCTGCAGACTCTGTTGGTAAGTTTAGCTTCAATTTTGAGTAACTTTTTGTTATTTTGCCGAAATTCAATCTTTTACGTTTTATAATTCGTCTTTCTGTTATTAATATTTGATTTTCATAAGTTTAATTATTATTGTTGTATAATTTAACATAATTTGTTCGTTTTGTTTGTTCATCAGTTATTGCGTTTTAGTGAAGAGTTGTGTTTTATGATTTTATTCACATTATATGCATACAAACTTTAAATTTATAATTGATCTAATATAAAGCACATAACTGTCATTGTTGTACAATTTAAGAGTTTTGCTCGTTTTATACATTGTTTTGTTTGTTCATCATTTGTTGCGTTTTACTGAACGTATTGCGTTTTATGCTTTTAACCATATTAGTTGATATACAAACTTTAAAGGTCTGTATTTTTTCAATTTTGAATAACATAATTTGTGATTTAACACTAAAAACATGATTATATAAGAGGTATTGCGTTTTATAGTTATTTGTTAATTGTTTCAGATCACAATTCCAAGTGGGAGGAACGTGTATGCTTAAATAGTGAAAGAAAGTTTTACAAACCTAAAGTCAATGGATCCATTAGACCTTCTGTTGGAATGTTTTTTAAATCATTTGATGAGGCTTTTGCGTTTTATCAGAGATATGCACTTGCTGCAGGTTTTTCTGTAAGAAAAAATACTTCTTGGAAAAATGGTGGTTTAgtgaaaataagatatattgTCTGCTCAAAAGAAGGATTTCATGTTAGCAAAGCAATAGATTATGGTTCAGTTGATGAAAATAGTAAAAAGATTATTAGACGTAATAGAGGTTCAAAAAGAGTTGGATGCAATGCTCATATGAAATTATTATTAGAGAACAATAATTTGCTTAAAATCTACTACTTTGAAGAAGAACATAATCATATTTTTGTTGAAGATGAAGATATTCATTTCTTGCCTACTGCCAGAAGTATTGATTATGTTAAAGAAAGTTTTATATCTGGATTGTCTGCAATCAATATTGGACCTGTTAAAGCATTCAATATTATGAAAACAATGTATGGTGGTTTTGGTGAAGTTGGTGCTAGTAAAGTTGATTGTAAGAACTATAGAAGGGATTTGAATCTTTACATAGGAGAGTATGATGCAGAAATGGTAGTTAGGCGTCTTATTAGGAAGAAAGAATGTTCTCCTGGTTTCacatgtgattatgttattggtCAAGATAGAAGATTGAAAGGACTGTTCTGGGCTGATGAGCAATCAAAAACAAATTATACAGTATTTGGTGACGTAGTAGGTTTTGATGCTACTTATAAATCAAACAAGTaagtttttttcttttattgCGTTATATATCCTATTGCGTTATatattcatgttttttttttctaatgctTTATTAATTTGTTTTATGTAGATATGATTTGGTTTTTGTACCATTTACTGGGATTGATAATCATTTTAGGAATGTCACATTTGGTGGTGCATTACTTGGTTCTGAGACTGTAGATTCTTATCGATGGCTTTTAAGGTGCTTTGTTAATGCTTTTGGAAATGAGCCTAAAGTTGTTGTTACAGATCAAGATGCTGCAATGAAGAGAACTATTAAGGATGTACTTTCAAGAAGTAGGCATAGGTTATGTATGTGGCATATATGGGAGAAATTGAAGACAAAGGTATTATACTGCGTTTTATGATCTAATAAACTGCAATTTTTATATAGGTTTATTGTTGCGTTTTATGTATTATACAATAAGATCCCCAGACATTTTTATCAATAGAATTGCATTTTAATATAACAACACAATTGCGTTTTACCAATAATGCATTAGGTTTATCATTTTCATGATATTGCGTTTTATTAGAAGAATAAATGAAAACATGTTATGATATTATAAACTGCAATtttttatatagtttaaattattgcgttttatgtttAATAATTTTATTGCTTTTTATACAGGTTGGTCCTGTTTTGTCATCCAACATTGAGTTTAATACAAGAATGACTCGTGTTGTTTGGAATGATACTATTATTCCAGAAGATTTTGAAACTGAGTGGCATTCAATAATGTCTACTTTTGAATTGTAAAATCATGAATGGTTAAAAGATATGTACGATCTTCGATTTGATTGGATACCCTCTTATTAACCTGGAGAGAATTTGGCTGGTCTTATGCGTACTACGTCTAGATGTGAAAGCGAGAATTACTTCTTTAGTCAGTTTTGTAATCCAAGATGTACACTTGTTGAATTTTTCACTCATTTTGAGACTGCAATGGATTTTCAAAGGCATGAGCATAGGAGGAATGAACATGATACAAGGTATATTCAGTCTAAGACCTGGAGTGACTTTGTATTGGAGAACACGCATCAGAAATATATACCAAAACAATTTTTAAAGATATTCAGATTGAAATTGATGCTTCCATTAAAAAGTGTATGTCAAAGTCTCATGATACTGTGGGTGATGTTCAATATTATGAAATAAAGGAtttcaaacaaccatgcacatcTTTGTTCAAGGTAATTTTTTAAATTAATACtgttttaaacatctattgcGTTTTATTTTTTCATCATTTGTTGCGTTTTATCATTAAGTTTATTGCGTTTTAACATTATATGATCATATACTTAATttctttattatatttattattcattgcgttttatattacatttcactaattttatatagtttttttaattttatttacagGTTTAATACAGCAAACAAGAAGATGGTTTAAGTATAAGTTGTACTTGCAAACG belongs to Helianthus annuus cultivar XRQ/B chromosome 5, HanXRQr2.0-SUNRISE, whole genome shotgun sequence and includes:
- the LOC110943471 gene encoding protein FAR1-RELATED SEQUENCE 5-like, which codes for MSSADSVDHNSKWEERVCLNSERKFYKPKVNGSIRPSVGMFFKSFDEAFAFYQRYALAAGFSVRKNTSWKNGGLVKIRYIVCSKEGFHVSKAIDYGSVDENSKKIIRRNRGSKRVGCNAHMKLLLENNNLLKIYYFEEEHNHIFVEDEDIHFLPTARSIDYVKESFISGLSAINIGPVKAFNIMKTMYGGFGEVGASKVDCKNYRRDLNLYIGEYDAEMVVRRLIRKKECSPGFTCDYVIGQDRRLKGLFWADEQSKTNYTVFGDVVGFDATYKSNKYDLVFVPFTGIDNHFRNVTFGGALLGSETVDSYRWLLRCFVNAFGNEPKVVVTDQDAAMKRTIKDVLSRSRHRLCMWHIWEKLKTKVGPVLSSNIEFNTRMTRVVWNDTIIPEDFETEWHSIMSTFELCESENYFFSQFCNPRCTLVEFFTHFETAMDFQRHEHRRNEHDTSKQEDGLSISCTCKRFEYDDITEFPRRYVLRRWMIDVVSNGSIHCNIRFDEIGRNSEIDKVFREIVVTNEYVGNWLVGDLDELCRYRDHIKGYIDKEDEVMVAAPPPCRKDRFADIGGNLEKSDSMIRVPIKIRTKGCGVQKRIKSNREIAIQKSSKIQKSCRVCGGKGHNSRTCKEKVSSNAMGSSNTM